The segment CAAACAGAAACATGGATGACTTTCTTTAAAGACACAGAAGGAAATACACACGCTTTAATGAGCGAAGTAAAAATTTAATTTTTATAAAGGATACCGTTAACAATAATGGTATCCTTTATTTTATATTTTTTCTCGTAATTTACGGGCTACAAACTTCTTCGACTTATTCAACTAACGGGTGCTTTAGTAAAAATAGACAGCCAAGCTCATTTATTTATACAAGATCAACCAATAACTTTAACTTACCATAGATATAATAATCAAATATTGGTAGTTGATTAAAGAGAAATACGTTTGGCCATGTAACTGACTAACCACAGATGTAAACCCTGTTTCTGTCATTTGTAGATCAAAAGTGAAACCTCTATTTTGTTGGGCATTCAACTGTAATTCATCACTTATGAACTACTTATATCTATAAATGCCTTTCACATGTAGACCACATATACATCGTATAATAGTAAATTCCGGTTTAAAGTGATTGCTGTGTGGTATAGCCGGAAGGGAGTCGAAAATGAAAGAGATTAAAGTGCATTGTGGCATATCTTTTTGTGAAAGGGTGGGTAAGAGGTAGGATATTAGGTTAATTAAAGCAACAAATAATGATGCTAAATATAACTTTGATATTCAAGTTAAGGCTTTTATGCCTTTATTGGAAAAATATAAAGATTACGATACAAATCCAGCAAATGAAACCATTGAAGATGTGATTAAGAGAATAAATAAATTTAGTGGTGGGCTTTATAAAATTGTATATGGTAACAGCCTTGTAGGTACCATCTGTGTTGTATGGAAAGAAGATGTACAATTTTGGATAAGCCCTATGTCGATAATTCCTGCTTATCAAGGGAAAGGAATAGCTCAGAAGACGATTAATCTAATTGAAGACATGTTTCCTCAAGCGATTTCTTGGGAATTAGCTACAATATTAGAGGAAGAACGAAACTGTTATTTATATGAAAAATTGGGTTATATCAAAACAGGAGTTAGCAAAAAATTAAATGCCAATGCAACACTAATTTTTTATAAAAAGTTTATTAAAATAAAAACTAATTCAACAAACTGAAACTTTACTTCAATATAAGAGTAAAGTTTTTTTCTTAGAAAACTAGTGCAGCCGTTTACTTGAATAAGAGTATAAAAAAAATTAACAAATGGC is part of the Paenisporosarcina antarctica genome and harbors:
- a CDS encoding GNAT family N-acetyltransferase, translating into MEKYKDYDTNPANETIEDVIKRINKFSGGLYKIVYGNSLVGTICVVWKEDVQFWISPMSIIPAYQGKGIAQKTINLIEDMFPQAISWELATILEEERNCYLYEKLGYIKTGVSKKLNANATLIFYKKFIKIKTNSTN